The genome window ATCATAGTGGGATCAAGCTCCTATCAGCAAGAGTCCCTCGAAAGGACCACTTTGGCGGTGGTGCAAGCTACGCGAAAGCCTTTCCTATTATTTCCAAGAACACACTGTCATTGTCAAAACTTAGCTTCCACTTAGGTCTACATTTCGAAATGTTGATTACACGGGAAGGATTTGCTAAACGGAGCgcggttctaggggcttctgacGTCAGGTGTATGCCTTGAGCACTTGTCAAGGGGCTAATTCTAGCAAGTCTAGTAGTCCGGTTCGCTGAATTCCCTTTGGAGAAAGAAGCCGAGGGCCAAACcagaatcttttgaagcggttaaGCAGAACCTTAGCTacgtcaggtcctcggaccttcggctttagggaaattaacgCGCACTGACAACTTTCTAAATGaccaagtactagacagaaccaaggtcttgcatgatcctcggactcaaacctatggggaaactagctacttcaagaaaaacctaagtactagacagaaccaaggtcttgcatggtcctcggactcaaacctatggggaaactagctacttcaagaaggtccaagtactagacagaaccaaggtcttgcatggtcctcggacttaaacctatagggaaactagctacttcaagaaaaacctaagtactagacagaactaaggtcttgcatggtcctcggacttaaacttatagggaaactagctactttaAGAAGGtccaagtactagacagaaccaagatcttgcatggtcctcagactcaaacctatggagaaactagctacttcaaaaagatccaagtactagacagaaccaaggtcttgcatggtcctcggactcaaacctatgggggaaactagctacttcaagaaaatctaagtactagacagaaccaaggtcttgcatggtcctcagactcaaacctatggagaaactagctacttcaagaagatccaagtactagacagaaccaaggtcttgcatggtcctcggactcaaacttatggggaaactagctatttcaagaaaatctaagtactagacagaaccaagatcttgcatggtcctccgactcaaacctatggggaaactaccTACTTCAAGAAAAACCTAAGTCCTAGACGGAACAAAGGTCTTGCGTAGTCCTCGGACCTCTGGCTTTGTGGAAACTAACACGCGATGTTACCTTTCTAAGCGTTTAAGCTAAGTTCAATCATGCCTCtttcctcggaccagatgcctAAAGCAAGTTAAAGCTATAAATATTATCAGAAACATGGAAAAGAACCCTAATACTCGGCGATCCCCTCGGACAGTTTACCTTAGGTTACACGTCCTTGGGCGATCACCTTGTTCACAATACAGAACATGCGGTTGTTTTCCTGATTAATCTTATATAGTTAACTTACTTAAAGTCGGCATTGTTGGGCCCGTCAGTTTTGTTAAGCTCAGGGTGACAATTCTTTACTATCAACGGCATCAATTCTAAGTactattcaaaagaaaagacaccAGCACACCCATTCATAAAAcaattattgcagaaaagaaaaggtacgcaaaatgaaataaaattttctttttattagataaagaagaaatacaatgtacataaaagggcttagATAAGCCTATATCAGAAGCTAACTACAAAAAGCAGTACACGAGAATGATAAATTCTCAATCTTGCTCCAACAATaatcgagcaagtatggatggcACCGGcggtggaagagaagaagaagcaggaACGCCAAATCCACATACTTGCTCTAATAGCTATTGAGCAAGTATTGCTCTAGCAGTAATCGAGCAAGTACGGATGGTACCGGTGATGAGAAATCCAAATCCGCACACACGTGACATACAGCGCTGGatgaaaatccaaattttttcataccaaaaatctgatgcgacctacacctgcttcggattttggttGAAGGAAGAGAGACTTCTTTCTTGTCCAATCAAGGGGGAGAAATATCTTTGGCCTCTGTTTCTCTTGCCTTGACTAGGTCATTCTGAATCTCGGAGACATCCGTGGCTTCTGAAGAGGGTTTGGTTCCCTTGCCCTCACCCTTATCCTTGACCATTTCACTCCCTAAATCTCAATCACTATCATAGTGGGGACTTTGGGAATATTCGGAGAGTTTAGAGCTTGAAAAACTCAAGGGCTTGCGAATAAAGGAGAATGATCTCCCCCCATGTGTCTTATATAGGGGGCAAATCTGGTGGCAATCAATTCGCCCAAATCTCCAAGAAGGAATTACAAGTGAGATAAATCTCGCTCAATTTCCAAATTAGTCTTCAATCGTTGGATTTGCGTCACCTCGTGAAGAGACCTTAATGAAAGCGCGTCTCGTGTACTGAAACGACAAGAACGCGGCTTagataaactaaaagaatgtctcacagTCAGGAATGTGCCTCAGGCAAGCGAAAAGGCTCTGGCATTGATGGAGGACAAGATTTGGCAAGCCATGACAGAGGCCCGATGTCACCAAAATCCTCCTCTCCATCCGAGGAGCTGGACAACAGgattttaaggggctattgtgagGGGTAAAAGATCAGGAGGTCCATGTCATTGTCTACATTGGGCTAATGGCCCAGTCCaaggaaaaacccctcctcggccatgggaagaaccctcctcggcatggatgtagccgaggacaaagggGGTAACTTGCTACTGGTAGTGACATTCCAGACCATTCCACGGAACAAGAAAAGtactaaagcagaaaaggacaacggagAAAATGGAAGTGTCTgaaggaaaggctgccattattgcattcagtgccttaTGCCTGACATAGTCATGCTtttctgcctttacaaccactcccaacaattGGAGGGAagagctgatgggacaagtacctaccctaggaaccccattcaggaggaaggaaactactataaagAGGGGGTAGAGGGAGACAGGTGAGGGGAGCTGAGACCCCTATCATACCAAAGGCTCTAGAAAACGCTCCTTGGACCATACCGAGGACCAATCTTCTTTGGTAAACTCAGCTCATCTCAGCTTGATCGTGAAGAACACCATGCCAACTAttgtccatacactaaaacctagctcttcgatccactttctacaaattcattgtaccgggctcactggtctaaggtcccatacatcttgggccTAGGggctgaaaaacgtgaccctacactctcattatcaattattttgatttgttCTTTCAATGAACTAATTATCTTTTTTCCTTATTAGTCATTaataaagtacaaaaaaattaccGTCAATCTCTATGTACCGATTTTATTGTAAATCATAATATATAagtcctttttaaaaaaaaaaaaaatccataccTATCATTTTAAATTCGTATTCCCATTTAAATTGTCTATAAATATTAAGTATAATAAAAATCAACtgaatttaataaaagttttgccaattgaagaaaagagagaaaaaagaagaagataacgGTGCATAACACTGGTTATAGATTAGTTAATTActtattttaaagtaaaaataatactattttgagaaacttttattgaaaattttctcagAAAGTGTAATATCCAACCTTCCTGTTAAATATATTAGTATTGAGATGTGTTAtatcatgttgtgtatgctagaatGGATGCGGAAGAGaaagcatagaataggaacactgagaacacgagggttacgtggttcagccttgatggcctacatccacggaggaatcccttaagggctacatctttattgtctGAGAGTGTAGTGCAATAACTtcctatgttacaatgaaccctaacatgagtatatataggcgactaaaccctagactactagtacaagtaggaatgggtttgggcctattacattgggctaatatgtctaatatatatctctaacaccctccctcaaactcaaggcggaagctcgatgaagacttgaggttggataagcatgagaagatcacttgaaGATGCtttgaagaatgcctttgaagaaaccacaatgaagaatgtgccaaatGTCCAATTTTGgagcttcaaatgaagaaacggaggccaaaatcggaatctacgcgaaaaactgagcaagataggcccttttggaaattttgacttttggtcaaaagtCAACGCAAGAAGTCAAAAGTCAAAGTCCAGAGTcaagtcaacagtcaaagtgctcacgggtcagatccgggtggtccgggtcgggtcggtccgggtcgtggtgctgacgagacgacactgctgacgtggctgatgacgtgtcgctgacgtggactagggctgacgtggatGTGCTTGCGTGGCTGCTGACGTGGAGTGATGACGTCATCCAGATGACGTCAGCAGCAGATTTCCGGCGAGTGGAAGGCGCGTGACGGAGAAGCCGGCGCGTGGAGGAGAAGCCGGAAAATAGGGAGGCGCGTGAAGGCGCGTGTGAGCTCGGTTGAGCCCCAGAATTTCAGGTTCTGTAGATCGGTGGACGAGGAGGCCGTCATGGCGGCGCGTGTACCAAGAACACGATCCGAAGTCAGAATCTGAGGCGGCGCGTGGATGATTTTCCGAAGACAACTGTGGCGCGTGGAAGCGCGTGAGAGCTCGTATGATTACCAGATTCTCAGGCCAAGTGGATCGGTGGACGACAAGGCCGGCTTGGCGGCGCGTGTGACTGTGATCCGAGCTGGGAGTTGAGAATCTTCGGCGGCGCGTGTGAGAGTTCCAGGAGCCATTGGTCgcgcgtggtggcgcgtgcGGCTGCCGTTGGAGgtcgggtttctgggttttggcCGCGATATGCCGTGGAGCACCTATGTCTTGTTGGTTTCATCaggcgaaggcttgatgtgcacAGATCTGATAATTTAAGTCCTCgctttgcttgagtttgtggatCTTGGACACAGCACTGCGCCACGGTGGCTGCGAGATGCGATGAATTCTAGATCCAGCAGAGAAACATGTGTGACTTCAGATGGTGGTATGCACGTGAGAATCTTCTTTACTTGCTAGagatgttttgtttgatgccaagaacggagtttggctctgataccatgttaaatattattagcATTGAGATGTGTTAtatcatgttgtgtatgctagaatGGATGCGGAAGAGaaagcatagaataggaacactgagaacacgagggttacgtggttcagccttgatggcctacatccacggaggaatcccttaagggctacatctttattgtctGAGAGTGTAGTGCAATAACTtcctatgttacaatgaaccctaacatgagtatatataggcgactaaaccctagactactagtacaagtaggaatgggtttgggcctattacattgggctaatatgtctaatatatatctctaacacttCCATTCTAAAAATGTGATAGAAATGGTGAAATTCGaattttgtaaaacattttttgatgaaaatttgTGAAAGCAGCATTGTTAtcaaataaaggcaaaaaaaaactatcttaaTTCAGTTATTGTGtggaaagatttttatttatttatttatttttggttgaagaaacccaaaaaaagaaaaaagaaaaagggatggCATTGTCAGAAAGATGAGAATTAGGGGAACAAAAATGTTGGCAATAGAAATACAGTAAGGTTCGGCCCATTGACAAATTTATTAGATTTCTTCACTGTGCATGATTGGGTTAGTCCTTCATAGGCGCACGGCCCTCCTTGTTTTAGCTGGACCTGGCCCATTTCTTATTCCAGTCAAGGCAAGTGCCATACTCTTTTTCATGCTATAgtcatttgaaatttatttttgctcATAATTCTGCTAGGATAAAAACTATTACACAGATGCTGTTACATATTTACTGTTACACATGTGTTTTTTGAACTGAAGTCATGagttgaaaacacaattttcgTTTTAAAATCGTGTTTTCATCTCataattttagttcaaaaaatgAGTGTGTAATTAACAAACTCTACCCTTCATGTTATTCTACGTTCCCTGATGGTTAGCCACTGATATCTTCTTCATTGTCTCTGGTTGTTGGATCTTTCCTATGATGAGTCAGTGGTGAATTTTGCaattaaatatgtttttcaattagcaaaaaatatataataaaaaataaataaataaaagaaagcagAAACAAAGGAACACCTGCATGTATGGATATTGTCGGTCACATAATACtaatagtctctctctctcaaagttgGCAATGTTGCACATCATATTAATTGACTACATCCACTTGCTGGCAATGTCAACAAAAACATAATCGGTTCCCTTTCCGCCACCAGATCAAAGTGAAAGAGTTGCGGCGGCCTGTGCGTTTGTATTGTTAGGAATGAATCATTAGGAAAATAATGGCAACATATTATTGAAGAGTCCGATCTCGCAAATCATAAACATATTccaaattgaaatgaaaataattacGTCATACCCAGTTTGATTTCTTTGTGGAAACGTCAAACATGTGAGGGAAAGCGATGATCATGAAATCTTGTTCTTTTGGGTCATTATGAAATGTGTCGGACTTCATTTTTGTCCCCACTTTTAGTAGAAGAAAGGTTCCTTGGTTTGGAGTCTAATGATAGCATATTGTTATTAGAAGAGCACCTTATCTCCTATCACAATGTAGATGTAAACAAGTCTAAATTGGGTCTAGAACAGCTTGAGTACAGAAAAGAGTTAAAGAGTCAAAAACATCAGTCTTTACACTCCAAAACACGTTGAAATAATCCAATGTAATGAGGTACCGTTCCCACTTCATATACAGAAACTCATCAGATCAGAACATGCGTatagcctttttctttttccaattgaAAAAGTTGGTCACTAGACCTAAAAAAGTGGCATGTAAAGACAAGAGAACCTTTTTGAGCTTTGAAATTGAAACCCATTCCTTTTTGAATGAGAGCTGTTTGTGGCAATGTGTTTGATAAAACAGTGCTTCGTGGATGCTTCATGTGCAAACTGCAAAGTGGTTGAGAATGAAAAGTGAGGTAGTTGCAAAGGGGAATAAGGCAGTGATGACAAACATGATGATGAATAATGATGTAATCACAAAACCAAAATGATAAACAAACTAGGGGACCCTTTAGTTTTAGAAccatatttttctttactatGAATCATGTTTATATACGCAAACAACAatatattaatgaaacaatAAAAAGTATAGAAATTTATGATAGTTTTAAGTGTTTAACAATAGGTTTGCGAATCTAAAAAACTCATTTCTCTCGGCTGGGCCATAGACatttactaattaattaatttttatgacCTCATTTTTTGAAGAAGGGGGCAATATTGGTTGAGTTAGCCAACTATAATTGGGAACAACTTCCATAGTTcctttagaaaaaaagaaacttacGTACAGGTTTCGATTTTTGGACCAAAATATTCTTTCCTGAGATTTAATtattgaaacccaaaaatatttatatacaaaaattgCATATTACtgataatatttctttttcatctgatttgaaattttatgaccTTAGAGCAAAAGTCAGCCTCGATATCAATTGAACAAATATATTGGGCCTGATTGAATTggttttcaaaaaacaaaaatgaaaactgTACAAATTAAACGTGTGTCTAGTCTAGATATACgttaattctaaaaataaaaatatataaaaaaaaattctaggaaACATTTTCTTAAAACTGTTACTCAAATCTATCTTCCGAtccttaataataataataaaaggctGTAATTCAAAAATCacttagaagaaaaattgtAGGAACATCAAAATGATGTTCTTGGCTATTTCTAAGATATTGCTCCTGAAAATATTGGCTTGAAATAAAAAACCGGAGTTAaagttttgagtcttttgactcaCTATATAAGGTAGCAATTTCTAGGATCTGTCCTTCAGTGTCAATAATAGACACACAATACAGGCAAAAAGAACTACTATCTTGAGGAAATTACAAATTTCAACATGTAATTTTGGATATTTGTATATTACTTAGGTAATTCaattaattgaagaaaatatggatgttttgaagcaatttggactatttttgttaaaattttaaaaaacaatatgtTTCTCAATGTGGCTTCATCACAATTATTGAAGCTTTATATTTGCATTTTCACTCAATTTTATATGTAACCGCCACTATTTCATTTCATTGACAAGCGCAGTTCCTGCAAATGATCATTAATTAGTTCCATTTACATTATCTTAAATAGCCTTCTACATGACTTAATTGTTTTAAAACAATTaagttatataattataataaatttctgttttttcttgtaattaatgaaaatattgatgatgaaaataataaaaattgaaaattttgtcaaattgttTCGGGCTTGGGAAAGTAGGATGCTTTTGTTTAGGTAGAGAAAggaatagataaaaaaaataataataataaataaataaataaatttcattatcaaCATCAAATACAAAtgaaacccaacaaaaaaaagaaaacaaaaaatacaatacaTCTCTCATATTTCTAGCTATATTGACATAAATTCATCAATGTCCAAACTCTCTGGAATTTCAAACTTCAGCAAGTTGCTGCAGTGGCTGTCTCTTTCATCTTCAGTGCTGCTATTAATGAATGTGGATGATGAATTTAAAGGAGTAGGGCTAGATTTTGGTGTTGACACAACAGAATCAAAGGAGGACAAGTTCTGATAGCTATTGTTTAGtgattgaaaatttggattttctGCTAAATCGGGAACTATAGGATTAGAGCCACAATACATATAGTTTGGCTGGCAAACGAAATCTTCATTTAGGTTTGAAGCTATTGAATTTTCTTGGGAATTACCAAAAGTTGCTACCTTTGACAAAAACCCTTCCACATTGGCTTGCATGAGTTGGTTTGACTCCTCGGATGAAAATCCTTCTTGTATTGGAGCTTGATATTGATTGGGTTGAAGTGGCTGTACTTGGTTTTGCAATAAGAAGTTGCAAAGTTGGTTTTCTTGGAGATTTTGTGGAAAGGGTACTTGACTTTCTTGTTTTAGCGATAAGATAGTTGTGGCCAGCCTTAACAGTTCTGGATTCATGAGGGCTTGTGTACCTAACAAGTTTGACATATTAAGAATTGACTGGTTACACAAAGTTGAGCTGAGGATGGAGGACAGGTCAAGAAGGTCTAGGCGAGGAGCATGAGTCACAGGATCAATTCCCATTCTTAGCAGCCTTTTTCTGATGTGGGTGTTCCAGTAATTCTTGATTTCATTGTCAGTTCTTCCAGGCAAGCGAGCTGCTATGGCTGACCATCTGAGTttggaaaagagaagaaattattAGAAGGTACAAATCAACCAATCTAATGAAGatggaggagaaaaagaaaatatatagaaCATGAGCAACTGTTATGCttcttattaataaaaatgCAATATGAGGGttatctgaaaaaaaaaaatcaaataaaacttaGTGGAGAGTAATAATCATACTTGTTTCCTAAGATACTGTGTAGTTGGATGATTGTCTCTTCTTCCTCAAATGAAAATCTTCCTCTCTTTATATCAGGCCTCAGATAGTTAGTCCAACGAAGACGGCAACTCTTTCCACATCTTTGCAGCCCTGTACAAGTAAAGcattagaaccaaaaaaaattcatatgatGAACCATCAAAACATTGAAGCCTAAAACCaagaaagtgataaaaaaaGTTTAACATACCAGCATTCTTTGGAAGGGTTCTCCAATTGCCTGGTCCATGGAGCTGAATATAGCTGATGAGCTTATGATCTTCCTCTGGAGTCCATGGACCTTTCTTGAGTCCAGCTTTGTCACAACAAGGTGCTCTTCCCATTGGTGCTGTTATGTAATACAGGTAGTACGAATGCAAAAGAGTTTCTAAGATAGTAGTGAACAAATTAAGGTTATAACTTATCAAAGATTGAAAGTGGCTTCTGAAACAAAAAGTGCACTTGTGGTTGATCCTAGTGGCTGTGGATGACCTCCATATATATAGTAGAGGGAGAAGTTTGAGCTATACATGGAAGTCAAAAGGATTTGGTGCCGCCCTCATGCCACGTGGCTTTCTCGTTACGTAGTATAATACATGTATGTAGATGTCATGTATCACACTTTGGGCACATATTATTCAATTCAATGGCACATATAGTTTATCATGTGTCTCATCGTTCAAAACAAACAGGCAATATGATTGCCATGCATGTATTTTATGTATGTTAGATTGTTATCCATCATGCATGAATATAAGTTGACACGTATCCTGATAATGGGAGCGATTATTGCGTGAAGATGCAAAAGAAAGCTAATTGTTTGACTAGGATCACAGTGAGAAATGAAAACTAAGTTTGGGTTTGACCTTTTTCATACATCTCCTAAATAAGAATGATTGGACGGTAAGGTAGTTAGCTAGGTTAATTTCCTTTCAAGTTAGAGAGATTGTTCCACCGTAGTTTCATTCATTGATTcaaaaattttctcttcttttttctctatccATTTTTGTTGGGATGAAATAACGTGCACACTATTTTTATCATTAACAAGTCTAAAGTTAAGAGCTATTACGATTTTAACTTTCAAGTCTAATCACATATTGAATGTTGGGTCTAAATCAAAATTGTTTATGTTGTCTTTACGGCCATAGTATTAATCACTGATTAGGAAGAATAAAATTGTAGTATGCTTTCGAGAATATATTATCTAGAGATTATCCATTGATTTGATTAATTGATTCAAGTTCTGACCTGAATCTTGCAGATATGTTGATTCGATCAAATGAACATGGAATAGATCAATTCCATTAATTGTTAAGAACCTGGTAATTACAATATTTTAGTGTTATATTACTAGGTTAATGCTTGAATATTAATACTCctaataaataagaaattatttttgaaccctacaaatataaaaaaatctgtTACTGAATAATGATTAGTTGACACAGTGAGCAATATATGATAGTTTGTTGGTAGTATAGGAGACGGGTCATAGTTTAAGTCCTATTTTTATGCGGAATGTACCACAAGGACACAAAACACTTACTTGATGTATTATTTCAAGACATGTATACGATGTCGATCACTTGGATCCTGTTTGCACAGAAACTGCACGTAAATCACACCAAGGAactaaaatcatatatttttctgGGGTTTTGATTCTTTCACATTCATAAAGTACAattattagtttatattttttattcatgtaAATTGTACACATATACATGAACAGTGTATAATATTGTATACtatttatgcaaatgtgtacaatgttgtacacatttatttaatttacaatgtaaaatttatatgaacagtaaaatataaactaataattttcctttttgaaaatGTGAACATTCTCAcgttaattataaatttacatgTGAAATGGTAAATATAATCTAATGTGAAAGAATATTTAGCCTATCTGCCTTGGCctaccaaaaaaacaaacaaaagaactCGTTTGTCTTCCTTTTATCTTCTTTCCATTCCCACCCCCTTCCCCCAAATCAGACATATAATGCAAAACATGAGCTAAAATCAGGTACTATTATTTATTATCCCTACTCCTTCCTCCATTTTCCTTTACTTTACTAACTTTAATAATTGTTTAATAAGTGAATATGATGAAGCGTCACTCCTTTAAAACATGTCTGCCTAAAAGCCGCAAGCTTTCCAAGCTGGAACCTTTTTGAATTGCGCCACTACCATCGAGCCACGTTGCAACTAGTCAAGAAATGTGTCCTTTCTACCACCCAACAATAAAAGTCAACcagcctctctctctttctctctctaatctcaACTAAAGCTATCTCACTTTGACAATTGTCCCTTGCAGAAAACAAGCATGTTGCTTTATCTGCGGAAGCATAGAAGCCTTACACTCCATCTGGGAAACCAAATTCAAAGTCATTGGAAATCAGGTGCTGCATCTCATCCACCTCTATCTAACAAAACAGGTACTGGTCAAATACTATTATATTCAGTGACCGGTTCTATAGAGATAAGCCTTACGGTAAAAATGGTGTTGTTtaattacttcttcttctttctttttttctgacTAATGGTATCGTTTGCTTGCTTATCCTGCATTTGACCTTCTGTTATTGCGTCCAGAAACACTCTAGTAGACCACAAATACTAGGGACGAAAACagaatttcaatttttgggGCAAAGCATgttccaaaattttcttaaagtttaagaaaaaaaggtatattaagatttacaaataaattaataatataaaaaaaataaaaataacatccCCTCAgtgttaacaaaataaaaaactgaaataGTTGTTTTTCAACACATTTCTAATTAATCAACGAtctatcaaagattcaaaatagAACTTAGAAATCTTTTAAATCCTGAAAatcatatatattgattatgTGCTAAATTTCCCAATGATTTCcatttcaatgtaaaaattCAGCTAGTCCATTGAAAAGCGATTTTTTAGCTTTTGTCGCAAAACCTAATTTGATCAATATTAATGGCTAAAAATACTCATCATTTAATAATGAGGAAGAAATAGTGGAAGAATGAGCACAAGAACAAACACTCATAATCAAGTTAGTTGGTTATTTCTACTCGGCAATCATttggcataatttttttaaaatgattaataaaaaaaaaaacatatatgtttATCAAATCTAGCTACTACATCCCTATTATTAATGGGCCATTAACATATATTGGTAGAGATTAAAGAAAGAGAAGCATTGCTCTTGAAGGTCATTAATCTCTTATTTCTTTGTTGGTCCTTAATTCTTCCTCGTAAGgatttttatttactaatggATTTTAGCCgtataaaatactaaaaacattACGCAATTGTTAACAAAATGTTTTATgataaaatctctctctctctctctctctctctctctctctctctctctctctctctctctctctctctctctctctctctcaacggACTACCTTTTTGGACTATAACTGAATTGTTGGGGTTAGGTATATATGTTTTTGGAGCcaaattgtatatatttatataaatataaattataaaatatgttGGGGTTTTTGGTGTCCCTCCCAAAACAACAGACGTGTCTCGTTTATACAGTTTAGATTTTGCATTCTAAATATTATAAGcacatgttttcaaaaacacaacATACGTACATAATGTATATAGACACTAATATTAATTATACAAGTACTAAGTATATCTGAAGCAAATTCTGATCTTTAACATGCATGCCTCCCTGTTTGGTGTACAGAAGACATCCATCTCTCTTTCAAATATCATCTATAAGACTTTAAAACTGTAATAGATTTCAAAACTGTTATGGCTACGACGACACATATATGGGtgcattttaatatatataaataattcagTAGAGATTatgattctttttcttcattttcgtGGCTGCCATACCACCTCTAGAGCTTCGTGTGGAAAGTAATTCA of Quercus lobata isolate SW786 chromosome 8, ValleyOak3.0 Primary Assembly, whole genome shotgun sequence contains these proteins:
- the LOC115957262 gene encoding transcription factor MYB102-like; translated protein: MGRAPCCDKAGLKKGPWTPEEDHKLISYIQLHGPGNWRTLPKNAGLQRCGKSCRLRWTNYLRPDIKRGRFSFEEEETIIQLHSILGNKWSAIAARLPGRTDNEIKNYWNTHIRKRLLRMGIDPVTHAPRLDLLDLSSILSSTLCNQSILNMSNLLGTQALMNPELLRLATTILSLKQESQVPFPQNLQENQLCNFLLQNQVQPLQPNQYQAPIQEGFSSEESNQLMQANVEGFLSKVATFGNSQENSIASNLNEDFVCQPNYMYCGSNPIVPDLAENPNFQSLNNSYQNLSSFDSVVSTPKSSPTPLNSSSTFINSSTEDERDSHCSNLLKFEIPESLDIDEFMSI